In the genome of Gloeotrichia echinulata CP02, one region contains:
- the crtA gene encoding cyanoexosortase A, with the protein MSITNLTSVKFLKIEPLWLLSIAAGLQAITLTLVWRAHDVGHLGMSFLFLFATGSLLWDKRDQLRFESDVFSSVVGLLLIGWVLWESSTLNVEYTMRLFPFTSALGVALLASGFKGLKQYLGELMILFVLGIPSLVSELLYEHSIFDLSPWSAKMAGFLLWYSGFDVKLQGIYLSVGQGSVKVVYSCSGVDTINYILGIAVIALSMFPIARKKNFFVLIFATLLGFVLNAIRIALLAIFEGTNKEAFHSWHGGNASYSFGIAGILIFGLFYMLLLKQEERQIQKTQKSSGITH; encoded by the coding sequence ATGAGCATAACTAATTTAACCTCAGTCAAATTCCTCAAAATTGAACCATTATGGCTGTTGAGTATTGCTGCTGGGCTACAGGCAATTACTCTGACCTTGGTTTGGCGGGCCCACGATGTCGGCCATTTGGGAATGAGTTTTCTATTTTTATTTGCTACAGGTTCCCTATTGTGGGATAAACGCGATCAATTGCGCTTCGAGAGTGATGTATTCTCCAGTGTAGTAGGCTTGCTTCTAATTGGATGGGTACTCTGGGAGAGTTCGACGCTGAATGTAGAATATACCATGCGTCTGTTCCCTTTCACATCTGCCCTGGGTGTAGCCTTGCTGGCTTCTGGCTTTAAGGGATTAAAGCAATATTTGGGGGAACTAATGATTCTGTTTGTCCTGGGGATACCAAGTTTAGTTAGTGAACTATTGTATGAACATTCTATCTTTGATCTTTCCCCCTGGAGTGCCAAAATGGCTGGTTTTCTTTTATGGTATTCAGGCTTTGATGTGAAATTACAAGGCATCTATCTGTCTGTAGGACAAGGGAGCGTCAAGGTTGTTTATAGCTGCTCTGGCGTTGATACCATCAATTATATCTTGGGTATAGCAGTAATTGCTCTGTCCATGTTCCCCATCGCCCGCAAAAAGAACTTCTTTGTGCTGATATTTGCCACTCTCTTGGGATTTGTACTCAATGCCATTCGGATTGCTCTGCTGGCAATATTTGAAGGCACAAACAAAGAGGCTTTTCATAGCTGGCATGGGGGAAATGCTTCTTATTCTTTTGGTATAGCAGGCATCCTGATTTTTGGGCTATTCTACATGTTATTACTGAAACAAGAAGAGCGACAAATTCAGAAGACTCAAAAGTCATCAGGAATTACGCACTAG
- the msrA gene encoding peptide-methionine (S)-S-oxide reductase MsrA, with protein sequence MGIFGFGKKLAMPTPEQALPGRSQALQVPDAHYVNGNPLKPPYPGGLEKAIFGLGCFWGAERKFWQLNGVYTTAVGYAAGLTPNPTYEEVCSGLTGHNEVVLVVFDPTVISYSQLLKVFWESHNPTQGMRQGNDSGTQYRSGIYVYSETQKQLAEALQEAYQQALNQAGYGKITTEILDAPEFYYAEGYHQQYLAKNPNGYCGLGGTNVACPVGIVQSQVSG encoded by the coding sequence ATGGGAATATTTGGATTCGGTAAGAAGTTAGCTATGCCTACTCCTGAGCAAGCTTTACCAGGAAGGTCCCAGGCTTTACAGGTACCCGATGCTCACTATGTCAACGGTAATCCGCTCAAACCACCTTACCCCGGTGGATTAGAAAAGGCAATCTTTGGCTTGGGCTGTTTTTGGGGTGCAGAACGTAAATTCTGGCAACTTAACGGAGTTTACACCACTGCCGTAGGTTACGCTGCAGGTTTAACGCCCAACCCCACCTATGAAGAGGTATGTAGCGGTTTGACTGGACATAATGAAGTAGTTTTGGTGGTGTTTGACCCAACAGTAATTAGTTACTCCCAACTACTCAAAGTCTTTTGGGAAAGCCACAACCCCACCCAAGGTATGCGTCAAGGTAATGACAGTGGCACTCAGTACCGTTCGGGTATTTACGTGTATTCTGAAACTCAGAAACAGCTAGCCGAAGCATTGCAGGAAGCTTATCAGCAAGCCCTGAACCAAGCAGGTTATGGCAAGATTACCACAGAAATCCTCGATGCGCCTGAGTTCTACTATGCAGAAGGCTACCATCAACAGTACCTGGCTAAAAACCCCAATGGCTATTGTGGCTTAGGTGGGACAAATGTTGCTTGTCCTGTGGGAATTGTTCAATCACAAGTCAGTGGCTAG
- a CDS encoding glycosyltransferase, translating into MRKLYFLLPGTDGKFACGGLWAELKTLKLAQEICNADIVTYRQREQDKLFLDDLLKQPNLDDVIFVISWGFDIAQLAAKLKQYNVVYHAHSAGYKFKLPASIPIITVSRNTMGYWGQHSPNSLIYYLPNQISDEFHNLHLERDIDVLVQARKSSEYLIQDLIPALQQQCKVLVVNSYVEDLPGLFNRAKVYLYDSAEYWAQQSVSEGFGLQPMEALASGCQVFSSLNGGLSDYLDPGFNCYKIAGYSQEYDIQRILKVLESGLTPTLPEEFFAEYRYANIIQRLQVILNELNEFFDHKIHHPSNIKNLTKIRAAKLLTQSIYTKLRKKYLQRL; encoded by the coding sequence ATGAGGAAACTTTATTTTTTACTCCCTGGGACAGATGGCAAATTTGCCTGCGGTGGTCTATGGGCAGAGTTGAAAACCCTGAAACTTGCCCAGGAAATCTGTAACGCTGATATCGTCACCTATCGTCAACGGGAACAAGACAAGCTATTTCTAGATGATTTGCTCAAACAGCCCAATTTAGATGATGTGATTTTCGTCATCAGTTGGGGCTTTGATATCGCGCAACTTGCTGCTAAACTCAAACAATATAATGTGGTTTACCATGCCCATAGTGCAGGTTACAAATTCAAACTGCCTGCGAGTATTCCCATCATCACCGTGAGCCGCAACACAATGGGATATTGGGGACAACATTCACCTAATTCCCTCATCTATTATTTGCCTAATCAAATTTCCGATGAGTTCCACAATTTACATCTTGAGCGAGACATAGATGTTTTAGTTCAGGCGCGAAAATCTTCTGAATATTTAATTCAAGATTTAATTCCCGCCTTACAACAGCAGTGCAAAGTCTTAGTTGTGAATTCCTATGTAGAAGATTTGCCAGGATTATTCAATCGAGCTAAAGTTTATCTGTATGACTCCGCTGAATACTGGGCACAGCAAAGTGTTAGTGAAGGATTTGGCCTGCAACCAATGGAAGCCCTAGCCTCTGGCTGTCAAGTCTTCTCCAGCCTCAACGGCGGCTTATCCGATTACTTAGATCCTGGATTTAATTGTTATAAAATTGCTGGCTATTCCCAAGAGTATGATATCCAACGTATCTTAAAGGTACTGGAATCTGGACTCACGCCTACTTTGCCAGAAGAGTTTTTTGCAGAGTATCGATACGCAAATATTATTCAGCGTTTACAAGTGATATTGAATGAATTAAACGAATTTTTTGACCACAAAATTCATCACCCATCCAATATTAAGAACTTGACTAAAATTCGGGCTGCAAAATTACTCACCCAGAGCATCTACACTAAGTTGAGGAAGAAATATTTGCAGCGGTTGTGA
- a CDS encoding DUF2141 domain-containing protein produces MNKKLRVSMLLLAVLGNLGWSFSARAGFKGTLSVEIDGLKNKQGQVCASIFANSQGFPNKRDRVVQRQCTKITDNTVKLKFENLTATNYAVAVMHDENKDLILNRNDLGMPTEGFGFSRNPEVSTSPPKFGEAAFLVAGPNTNIKIHLKYL; encoded by the coding sequence ATGAATAAAAAATTGAGAGTCAGTATGCTGCTGCTAGCAGTTTTGGGAAATCTCGGATGGTCATTTAGTGCTAGGGCTGGATTTAAAGGCACCCTCAGTGTCGAAATTGATGGCTTGAAAAATAAACAAGGGCAAGTGTGTGCTAGCATCTTTGCCAATAGTCAAGGTTTTCCTAACAAACGCGATCGCGTCGTTCAAAGGCAGTGTACCAAGATTACTGATAATACTGTAAAGCTGAAATTTGAAAACTTGACAGCAACTAATTACGCCGTTGCGGTCATGCATGATGAGAATAAAGACCTCATCCTCAATCGTAATGACCTTGGTATGCCCACTGAAGGCTTTGGTTTTTCCAGAAACCCAGAAGTTAGCACCAGTCCCCCCAAATTTGGTGAAGCAGCTTTTTTAGTCGCAGGACCTAACACGAATATCAAAATTCATCTCAAATATTTATAA
- a CDS encoding peptidoglycan-binding protein, whose protein sequence is MRLCPSSILIFTCFSGLGVYQIPASAATAHLTPEIFRIAQATPTPATKPSVLKLGSTGSDVETLQTQLKELGYYNGEVDGQYRANTKIAVSEFQKAQGLLADGIAGRTTQESLQAAMTAKTSVPPTTPSPAPSVQPNSTASGFIWWLLLGLGVLGTVGAFLYVIRRFGGVEQVQYTKIANIETEIKVQNDQVMLSSTDLDSTPNQQDNMPSVASPQPVTAKISPKLLPTEKTSRLTKVNIVDELIIDLHSLEPTQRRKAIWDLGQQGDSRAIQPLLDLMMDADSQQRSLILAALGEIGIRTLKPMNRALAISLQDESPQVRQNAIRDLTRIYDMMTQISHLLRHALEDPDPEVQSTARYALAQINRIRTVPEPENLSPDSHKQAP, encoded by the coding sequence ATGAGGCTATGCCCTTCCTCAATCCTAATATTCACCTGTTTTTCTGGTCTGGGTGTTTACCAAATTCCCGCTAGCGCAGCTACAGCACACCTAACCCCGGAAATCTTCAGAATTGCCCAAGCGACTCCCACACCAGCTACCAAACCGTCTGTTCTCAAACTTGGTAGTACAGGGTCGGATGTGGAAACTTTGCAAACCCAATTAAAAGAATTGGGATACTACAATGGCGAGGTTGATGGACAATATAGAGCAAATACAAAAATTGCTGTATCTGAATTTCAGAAAGCACAGGGTTTACTAGCAGACGGTATTGCAGGTAGGACAACTCAGGAAAGTCTGCAAGCAGCAATGACCGCCAAAACTTCCGTACCCCCTACTACCCCCTCTCCCGCACCGAGTGTTCAGCCTAACTCAACCGCGTCTGGTTTCATTTGGTGGTTACTCTTGGGTCTAGGAGTTCTCGGAACTGTTGGCGCATTTTTGTACGTGATCAGAAGGTTTGGTGGGGTCGAACAAGTACAATATACCAAAATCGCCAATATTGAAACTGAGATCAAAGTGCAAAACGACCAAGTTATGTTGTCATCAACAGACTTGGACAGCACGCCCAATCAACAGGATAATATGCCATCGGTGGCTAGTCCCCAACCCGTGACCGCAAAAATTTCGCCAAAATTATTACCAACAGAAAAAACTTCCCGTCTTACCAAAGTCAATATTGTTGACGAATTGATTATAGACTTACACAGTCTGGAACCAACCCAGCGGCGCAAGGCGATTTGGGATTTGGGTCAGCAGGGAGATTCACGGGCAATTCAGCCGCTGTTAGACTTGATGATGGACGCAGATTCTCAACAACGCAGCTTAATTTTGGCAGCTTTGGGAGAAATCGGCATCCGCACACTCAAACCGATGAACCGGGCTTTAGCAATCTCCTTGCAAGATGAAAGTCCACAAGTGCGGCAAAATGCTATCCGTGATCTGACCCGAATTTATGATATGATGACTCAAATTAGCCATCTATTGCGTCATGCCCTCGAAGACCCAGATCCTGAAGTTCAGTCAACAGCAAGATATGCTCTGGCTCAGATAAATCGGATTCGGACAGTGCCAGAACCAGAAAATTTATCCCCTGATTCGCACAAGCAAGCACCATAA
- a CDS encoding transposase, with protein sequence MLVFEFKAYGKSPQLAAIDDAIRTAKFIRNSCIRLWMDVKSISKNDLQKYCAVLAANFPFANELNSMARQASAERAWSSISRFYENCKKGISGKKGFPQFQKDCRSVEYKSTGWKLADNRKSITFTDKKGIGKLKLKGTRDLHFYQINQIKRVRLVKRADGVYVQFCVDVNRSENIEATGKTLGLDVGLKEYYTDSNGLFVENPKFLRKGEKVLKRSGRRVSRKVKGSRNRGKARQILGNRHLKISRQRKDHAVKLARCVVQSNDLIAYVRRSRCRRLNLKIKNMVKNHCLAKSINDASWYQFRIWLEYFAKVFKRVTVAVNPQYSSQECSSCGEIVKKTLSTRTHLCKCGCVMDRDENAARIILSRGLGTVGHTGTFALDASNAWGDETSTLVGENLHEQVMS encoded by the coding sequence ATGCTAGTTTTTGAATTCAAAGCTTATGGGAAGTCACCGCAATTAGCGGCAATAGATGATGCAATCCGTACTGCTAAATTCATTCGTAATAGCTGTATTCGGCTATGGATGGATGTTAAAAGCATAAGTAAAAATGACTTGCAGAAATATTGTGCTGTGCTTGCAGCTAATTTCCCATTTGCAAATGAACTCAATTCAATGGCTAGACAAGCTAGTGCTGAACGGGCGTGGTCATCTATCTCCAGGTTTTATGAAAACTGCAAAAAGGGTATCTCTGGCAAGAAAGGTTTTCCCCAATTCCAGAAAGATTGTCGCTCGGTTGAGTACAAATCGACTGGATGGAAGCTTGCGGATAATCGCAAATCAATAACTTTCACTGATAAAAAAGGTATTGGAAAGCTAAAACTCAAAGGTACTCGTGACTTGCACTTCTACCAAATCAACCAGATTAAACGGGTGAGACTGGTAAAACGCGCAGATGGTGTATATGTTCAATTTTGCGTTGACGTAAACCGTTCTGAAAACATAGAAGCAACTGGTAAAACGCTGGGCTTAGATGTTGGGTTAAAAGAGTATTACACCGACTCTAACGGGCTCTTCGTTGAGAACCCTAAATTTTTGCGTAAAGGTGAAAAAGTTCTCAAACGGTCCGGGCGTCGTGTTTCTAGAAAAGTAAAAGGTTCAAGAAATCGGGGTAAAGCTAGGCAGATTTTAGGCAATCGCCACCTCAAAATAAGTAGGCAACGTAAAGACCATGCTGTGAAATTAGCACGGTGCGTAGTTCAGTCTAACGACTTGATCGCCTATGTTCGGCGAAGCCGTTGCCGAAGGCTAAATTTGAAAATTAAAAACATGGTGAAAAATCATTGTCTAGCCAAGTCCATCAATGACGCATCTTGGTATCAGTTCCGTATTTGGCTGGAATACTTCGCGAAAGTATTTAAGCGTGTCACGGTTGCGGTTAACCCGCAATATAGTAGCCAAGAATGCTCTAGCTGTGGTGAAATTGTCAAAAAGACACTATCTACTCGCACCCATCTTTGTAAATGTGGTTGTGTGATGGATAGAGATGAGAACGCAGCTAGAATTATCCTGAGTCGAGGGTTGGGTACGGTAGGGCATACCGGAACCTTTGCACTAGATGCAAGCAACGCTTGGGGAGATGAAACCTCTACTCTTGTTGGTGAAAACCTGCATGAGCAAGTTATGTCTTAG
- a CDS encoding DMT family transporter, translated as MQLKLSASRLPFAPLLLIAPFFLWGTAMVAMKGVIPHTTPLFMAGVRLLPAGVLILIAAALMGRPQPQGWAAWLWIALFGIVDGTLFQGFLAEGLVRTKAGLGSVMIDSQPLAVALLSLWLFQEHIGLWGWLGLGLGVSGISLIGLPDEWIFHVLGFGANITIGNWQQLFVSGEWLMLLAALSMAVGTVLIRYVCKYADPVTATGWHMILGGLPLWGLSSVVESQQWQNLAGTEWLALGYATVFGSAIAYGLFFYFASSGSLTSLSSLTFLTPIFALLFGYFFLFEVLSPLQWVGVCLTLISIYLINQRDKLSGEIDTPRPKGAGILGSKT; from the coding sequence ATGCAACTGAAACTCAGTGCATCAAGACTACCCTTCGCCCCCCTACTACTCATCGCTCCCTTTTTCCTCTGGGGTACGGCGATGGTGGCGATGAAAGGAGTGATTCCCCACACCACGCCCCTATTCATGGCGGGAGTGCGGTTATTACCAGCTGGGGTATTAATTCTGATTGCAGCAGCATTGATGGGTAGACCGCAACCCCAAGGTTGGGCTGCATGGTTGTGGATTGCCTTATTTGGTATAGTTGATGGCACCCTATTTCAAGGCTTTTTGGCAGAAGGATTAGTCAGAACTAAGGCGGGTTTGGGGTCTGTGATGATTGACTCTCAACCCTTAGCTGTCGCCTTACTATCTTTATGGCTATTCCAAGAACATATTGGTTTATGGGGATGGTTAGGACTAGGATTGGGAGTCTCTGGTATTAGTTTAATTGGCTTACCAGATGAGTGGATTTTCCATGTTCTCGGTTTCGGTGCAAATATTACAATTGGTAACTGGCAACAGCTGTTTGTTTCCGGCGAGTGGTTAATGTTATTAGCAGCGTTGTCAATGGCAGTGGGTACCGTTTTAATCCGGTATGTCTGTAAATATGCCGATCCAGTGACCGCAACGGGATGGCACATGATTTTGGGTGGCTTGCCGTTGTGGGGATTGTCATCAGTGGTAGAATCCCAGCAATGGCAGAATCTAGCAGGAACTGAGTGGCTGGCTTTGGGATATGCCACAGTATTTGGTAGTGCGATCGCCTATGGATTATTTTTCTACTTTGCTTCTAGCGGTAGTCTCACTAGTCTCAGTTCTCTCACCTTCCTCACACCCATCTTTGCCCTACTATTTGGCTATTTCTTCCTCTTTGAAGTCCTCAGTCCATTGCAGTGGGTAGGAGTCTGTTTGACTTTAATCAGTATCTATCTCATCAACCAGCGCGATAAATTGTCAGGAGAAATTGACACTCCCCGTCCTAAAGGAGCGGGGATTCTTGGATCTAAGACATAA
- a CDS encoding Ppx/GppA phosphatase family protein yields the protein MLNLVSASWESVPTLTVKPHRIIAAIDLGTNSLHMVVVRIEPTLPSFSMIAREKETVRLGDRDISTGYLKPEIMDKAIAALGRFQKVAKTFNAETIVAVATSAVREAPNGKDFLHRVSVELGLSVDLISGQEEARRIYLGVLSGMEFHNQPHMIIDIGGGSTEIILGDSHEPRTLTSTKVGAVRLTSELITTDPISNTEFQYLQAYTRGMLERSAQEVLASLQFGESPRLVGTSGTIETLALMNAREKLGFVPSTLNGYELSLKDVRDWVSRLRRLSNVERATIPGMPDKRSEVILAGAVILQEAMTLLGVDSLITCGRSLREGVIVDWMLAHGLIEDRLRFQSSIRERSVLKQANKYQINLEHSDRIAAFAVSLFDQTQGILHYWGEEERQLLWAAAILHNCGYYVSHSAHHKHSYYLIRNGELLGYTENEMEIIANLARYHRKSPPKKKHENYRNLLTKQHRQIVSQLSTLLRLAVALDRRHIGAIERVQCQYFPHNQEFKLQIVPSHPDDDCALELWSLDYKKGAFEAEFGLKLVANLEAPGLAIIS from the coding sequence ATGCTGAATTTAGTTTCAGCTAGCTGGGAGAGTGTGCCGACTCTTACAGTTAAGCCACACCGGATTATTGCTGCGATTGACCTAGGAACAAATTCTCTGCATATGGTAGTTGTGCGGATTGAACCGACACTACCATCGTTTAGCATGATTGCCAGAGAAAAAGAAACTGTCAGACTAGGCGATCGCGATATATCTACAGGATACCTGAAACCTGAGATTATGGACAAGGCGATCGCCGCCCTGGGACGCTTCCAAAAAGTAGCCAAAACTTTCAACGCTGAAACCATCGTTGCTGTGGCGACTAGCGCTGTGCGCGAAGCCCCGAATGGGAAAGATTTTTTACATCGGGTATCAGTCGAGTTGGGTTTAAGTGTTGACTTGATTTCTGGTCAAGAAGAAGCCCGGCGGATTTACCTAGGTGTGCTGTCGGGGATGGAATTTCACAACCAGCCCCATATGATCATCGATATTGGTGGTGGTTCTACGGAAATAATTTTGGGGGATAGTCACGAACCGCGCACTCTGACTAGTACCAAAGTTGGTGCGGTGCGACTCACCAGCGAATTAATTACCACTGACCCCATCAGCAATACTGAGTTTCAGTACCTCCAAGCCTATACACGGGGTATGTTGGAACGTTCCGCACAAGAGGTACTAGCCAGCCTCCAGTTTGGTGAATCTCCCCGGTTGGTTGGGACTTCTGGCACCATTGAAACCCTGGCGCTGATGAATGCAAGGGAAAAGTTGGGTTTTGTCCCTTCTACACTCAATGGCTACGAGTTGAGTCTCAAAGATGTGCGCGATTGGGTCAGTCGGTTACGGCGACTAAGTAACGTTGAAAGGGCGACAATTCCCGGAATGCCGGACAAGCGGTCTGAAGTTATACTTGCTGGCGCAGTAATATTACAGGAAGCAATGACCCTTTTGGGTGTTGACTCCCTCATTACCTGTGGGCGTTCCCTGCGGGAAGGTGTAATTGTAGACTGGATGTTAGCCCACGGTCTAATTGAAGATAGATTGCGGTTTCAAAGTTCAATTCGCGAGCGCAGTGTGCTAAAACAGGCGAATAAATACCAAATTAACTTAGAACATAGCGATCGCATCGCAGCATTTGCCGTAAGTTTATTTGACCAAACTCAAGGCATACTACACTACTGGGGCGAAGAAGAGCGGCAATTACTGTGGGCAGCTGCAATATTACATAATTGCGGTTATTATGTCAGCCATTCGGCACACCATAAGCACTCTTATTATTTAATTCGTAATGGTGAATTACTCGGTTATACCGAAAACGAGATGGAAATCATTGCCAATTTAGCGCGTTATCATCGCAAATCGCCGCCGAAGAAAAAACACGAAAATTACCGGAATCTGCTCACAAAACAGCATCGCCAAATAGTCAGCCAATTAAGTACTCTCTTAAGATTAGCAGTAGCGCTGGATCGACGGCACATTGGCGCAATAGAACGAGTGCAGTGTCAATATTTTCCCCATAACCAGGAATTTAAACTGCAAATTGTGCCATCTCATCCTGATGATGACTGCGCCTTAGAACTCTGGAGTTTAGATTACAAAAAAGGAGCATTTGAAGCGGAGTTTGGGTTAAAATTAGTGGCAAATTTAGAAGCTCCTGGACTTGCCATTATCTCTTAG